The following coding sequences are from one Mustela lutreola isolate mMusLut2 chromosome 5, mMusLut2.pri, whole genome shotgun sequence window:
- the YIPF5 gene encoding protein YIPF5 produces MAGFDNLNTDFYQTSYSIDDQSQPSYDYGGSGGPYSKQYASYDYSQQGRFVPPDMMQPQQPYTGQIFQPTQAYTPATPQPFYGNNFEDEPPLLEELGINFDHIWQKTLTVLHPLKVADGSIMNETDLAGPMVFCLAFGATLLLAGKIQFGYVYGISAIGCLGMFCLLNLMSMTGVSFGCVASVLGYCLLPMILLSSFAVIFSLQGMVGIILTAGIIGWCSFSASKIFISALAMEGQQLLVAYPCALLYGVFALISVF; encoded by the exons ATGGCAGGGTTTGATAACTTAAATACGGATTTCTACCAGACAAGTTACAGCATCGATGACCAGTCACAGCCGTCCTATGACTATGGAGGAAGTGGAGGACCCTATAGCAA ACAGTATGCTAGCTATGACTACTCGCAGCAAGGCCGATTTGTCCCTCCAGACATGATGCAGCCACAACAGCCATACACTGGGCAGATTTTTCAGCCTACTCAAGCGTATACTCCAGCGACACCTCAGCCTTTCTATGGAAACAACTTTGAGGATGAGCCACCTTTATTAGAAG aattaGGTATCAATTTTGACCACATCTGGCAAAAAACACTAACAGTGTTACATCCATTAAAAGTAGCAGACGGTAGCATCATGAATGAGACTGATTTGGCAGGACCGATGGTTTTTTGCCTTGCCTTTGGAGCCACATTGTTACTG GCTGGCAAAATCCAATTTGGCTATGTATATGGGATCAGTGCAATTGGATGTCTAGGAATGTTTTGTTTACTAAACTTAATGAGTATGACAGGTGTTTCATTTGGGTGTGTGGCAAGTGTCCTTGGATATTGTCTTCTTCCTATGATCCTACTTTCCAGCTTTGCGGTGATATTTTCTTTGCA AGGAATGGTAGGAATCATTCTCACTGCTGGAATTATTGGATGGTGTAGTTTTTCTGCatccaaaatttttatttctgcattAGCCATGGAAGGACAGCAACTTCTAGTAGCATATCCTTGTGCTTTGTTATATGGAGTCTTTGCcctgatttctgttttttga